Proteins from a single region of Leptospira venezuelensis:
- a CDS encoding 7TM diverse intracellular signaling domain-containing protein: MRKGIKTRSIISSSFLLMIFFSFPIWGEGQVYEKKDRFFLEEKMDGTSLLPYLSVYQDTSGKKSFKEVLKIFDQGGSEKIFQNSLGYSKSAIWVRLRTENQTNKVLDWILEIDYALLDFVDLYVGRTSDSAINHSGDLREFGTRPIEHRNFAYPFSDDPGSKREIYFRIASSSSILLPFIAFSKNEFIEHTFTEQLALGLYYGSMLIMVVYNLFLLFSTKDKSYLYYVVYILTYILFQFTLNGLSFQYLWRSSVLWANYSLPFSIFTVLLAAGAFSRSFLNASEYTPKTSKLYYLLFVLSFGGMISTLFIWEYRTAIMSSLVLMFFTLGFLISNGVQCLLAGRREAKYFLFAWSSFLFFSFLFGLKSFGILPNNFFTLWGIQVGSVMEVSLLSLGLADRIKRLSDQLKQRVEELGNIRNYAEESEAKYRSLFEVEEDFLFSLDQNWNILAANRSVSKHIGFKPQEVIGKNFMELIYKAGELQDAYKKLFVLEKLEELASEGKPVRFLGEFLQKYLREPKELQVQFQILEYEGQREILGRAFEPDQDLMSRYVDDEKTVYSANNYLQNAELLSQRMTANLYRFVDPSTITAMRNCLREMIINAIEHGNLNISFEEKTKAMSEGNYFRFVQERQKDPYYKSKKVKVEYSLSRDRIGIRITDEGKGFNHARLQKSSMEKLNSEGITHGRGLTLTLATFDLVKFNSTGNQVTLVKYF, encoded by the coding sequence ATGCGAAAGGGAATCAAGACTCGATCTATAATCTCCTCTAGTTTTCTTTTGATGATCTTCTTCTCTTTTCCAATTTGGGGAGAAGGTCAGGTCTACGAAAAAAAAGACCGCTTCTTTTTAGAAGAGAAGATGGATGGAACTTCTCTTCTTCCTTATCTTTCCGTATATCAAGATACAAGCGGCAAAAAGTCCTTTAAAGAAGTCTTAAAAATTTTCGACCAAGGTGGATCTGAAAAGATCTTTCAAAACAGTTTAGGATATTCTAAATCTGCGATCTGGGTCCGTCTTCGCACGGAAAATCAAACTAATAAAGTCCTAGATTGGATCTTAGAAATAGATTATGCACTTTTAGATTTTGTGGATCTTTATGTGGGAAGAACCTCTGATTCTGCAATCAATCATTCAGGAGATCTGAGAGAATTTGGCACTCGTCCAATTGAACATAGAAATTTTGCTTATCCTTTTTCGGATGATCCTGGCTCTAAAAGAGAAATTTATTTTAGGATCGCAAGTTCCAGTTCTATTCTTTTACCTTTCATTGCATTTTCTAAAAATGAATTTATAGAACATACTTTTACGGAGCAACTTGCTCTTGGATTGTATTACGGCTCCATGTTAATCATGGTAGTTTATAATTTGTTTTTATTGTTTTCCACCAAAGATAAAAGTTATCTATATTACGTTGTTTATATATTAACTTATATACTTTTCCAATTTACATTGAACGGCCTTTCTTTTCAATATTTATGGAGAAGTTCCGTTTTATGGGCGAATTACAGTCTGCCTTTCTCTATCTTTACTGTGCTTCTGGCGGCAGGCGCATTCAGCAGATCATTTTTGAACGCTTCCGAATATACTCCTAAAACCTCCAAGTTATATTATCTACTTTTTGTTCTCAGTTTCGGAGGAATGATCTCCACATTATTCATTTGGGAATATAGGACTGCGATCATGAGTAGCCTAGTTCTGATGTTCTTTACTCTGGGATTTTTGATCTCTAACGGAGTCCAATGTTTACTCGCGGGAAGAAGGGAGGCGAAATATTTCTTATTTGCTTGGTCTTCTTTCTTATTTTTTAGCTTTCTATTCGGTTTAAAATCGTTCGGGATACTCCCGAATAACTTTTTCACTCTATGGGGAATACAAGTAGGTTCCGTAATGGAAGTGAGCCTTCTATCCTTGGGGTTAGCTGATAGGATTAAAAGATTATCCGATCAATTGAAACAAAGAGTGGAAGAACTTGGAAATATTCGAAATTACGCAGAAGAATCAGAAGCAAAATATAGAAGTTTATTCGAAGTAGAAGAAGACTTTCTATTTTCCTTGGACCAAAACTGGAATATTCTCGCAGCGAACAGATCAGTCTCCAAGCATATAGGATTCAAACCCCAGGAAGTGATCGGCAAAAACTTTATGGAGCTGATCTATAAGGCGGGAGAATTGCAAGATGCTTACAAAAAATTATTCGTATTAGAAAAACTTGAAGAACTTGCTTCTGAAGGAAAACCTGTCCGGTTTCTGGGGGAATTCCTACAGAAATACTTAAGAGAACCGAAAGAGCTGCAAGTCCAATTCCAGATCTTGGAATACGAAGGCCAGAGAGAAATTTTAGGAAGAGCTTTTGAGCCTGACCAAGACTTAATGTCTAGGTATGTAGACGACGAGAAGACAGTCTACTCTGCGAATAATTATCTCCAGAATGCGGAACTTCTTAGCCAAAGGATGACTGCAAACTTGTATAGATTCGTGGATCCTTCTACAATCACAGCGATGAGAAATTGCCTCCGAGAAATGATCATCAATGCAATCGAACATGGGAATTTAAATATTAGTTTCGAAGAAAAAACCAAGGCAATGTCAGAAGGAAATTATTTTAGATTCGTGCAGGAAAGGCAGAAGGACCCTTATTATAAATCCAAAAAAGTAAAAGTAGAATATTCACTTTCGAGAGATAGGATAGGGATCAGGATAACGGACGAAGGAAAAGGTTTTAACCATGCTAGGCTTCAAAAAAGCAGTATGGAAAAATTGAATTCAGAAGGAATCACACATGGGCGAGGACTTACTCTCACTTTAGCCACATTCGATTTGGTGAAATTTAATAGCACTGGAAATCAAGTTACATTAGTTAAATATTTTTAA
- a CDS encoding CsgG/HfaB family protein, which translates to MKIRILLFAVIILLGSCASSGEVKKKAKDPNSGVATIASELRYQFLSSLKAQGGKLPARLAILNVINEDGTNSQLGRLVTDRLGKELFDPKTFQLLERDRLNRVIGEQGFQASGLVLNDQIVSIGKLSGAEYLALGQLIFQDQEFLLNIRIVSLAGVICATADIVFDSDNETYSKYKESVK; encoded by the coding sequence ATGAAAATCCGAATCTTGCTATTTGCAGTTATAATATTATTAGGTTCCTGTGCCTCTTCTGGTGAGGTTAAAAAGAAAGCAAAAGACCCAAATTCGGGAGTGGCAACTATTGCTTCTGAGCTTAGATATCAATTTTTGTCTTCTCTCAAGGCGCAAGGAGGGAAACTTCCTGCAAGACTTGCCATCTTAAATGTGATTAATGAAGACGGGACCAATTCTCAGCTAGGCAGGTTAGTCACTGATCGGTTAGGAAAGGAATTATTTGATCCTAAAACCTTCCAGCTTTTGGAAAGAGATAGATTGAATCGTGTCATAGGAGAACAGGGCTTTCAGGCAAGTGGGCTTGTGCTAAATGACCAGATCGTTTCTATAGGAAAACTTTCGGGCGCAGAATATTTGGCTTTGGGTCAGCTTATATTTCAAGATCAGGAATTTTTATTAAATATCAGGATCGTTTCCTTGGCTGGAGTGATTTGTGCTACAGCGGATATAGTATTCGATTCGGACAACGAGACCTACTCCAAATATAAGGAATCCGTTAAATAA
- a CDS encoding UTP--glucose-1-phosphate uridylyltransferase, whose product MDSLIAESEQLVRDKMLREGLSQEFISDFISKIQEVRNGETGIVKWEEVGDLDPNKDEISLEKIESEYAGDPKFLKELVVIKLNGGLGTSMGLSGPKSLIEIKDGMSFLEVVCKQVEYIRQKYNLDIPLILMDSFSTQDESQEELKKIKFSQNYPTSFLQHKVPRLVVPELKPLEISKGNPEEWCPPGHGDIWFTLLETGLLDRLLENGYKVAFVSNGDNLGATVHPGILEYILKENLDFCMEMTPKTLADKKGGAIFRRVVGGEKKNLQLLETAQVPSDHMHEFEGLGKFRTFSTNNLWIRLDVLKEKLLEGSFKLSLIVNPKKVEGKEVLQLETAMGSAIQNFANTKGLIIPRDRFAPVKKCEDYLVRRSDAYSLNPDYSVTMSEERKISGLGELVISLDETYYKKVRDFTERLQAIPSLVRCTSLKVEGDILFDKKVILEGDVILVNPGPGQRKLSELGVDRISNDSLRFRFT is encoded by the coding sequence ATGGATTCGTTGATAGCAGAATCTGAACAATTAGTAAGAGATAAAATGTTGAGGGAAGGACTCTCTCAAGAATTCATTTCCGATTTTATTTCCAAAATCCAAGAAGTTCGCAATGGAGAAACAGGGATCGTAAAATGGGAAGAAGTAGGGGACCTGGACCCGAACAAAGATGAGATCTCTTTAGAAAAGATTGAATCAGAGTACGCAGGTGATCCTAAATTTCTAAAAGAATTAGTCGTGATTAAATTGAACGGAGGCCTTGGAACCAGCATGGGCCTTTCCGGACCAAAATCCTTGATAGAGATCAAGGATGGAATGAGCTTCTTAGAAGTGGTCTGCAAACAAGTAGAGTACATTCGACAAAAATACAATTTAGATATTCCGCTCATTTTGATGGATAGTTTCAGCACTCAGGACGAGAGTCAGGAAGAACTCAAAAAGATCAAATTTTCGCAAAATTATCCTACAAGCTTCCTACAACATAAGGTTCCAAGACTAGTTGTTCCTGAACTAAAACCTTTAGAAATCTCTAAGGGAAATCCAGAAGAATGGTGCCCTCCAGGTCATGGAGATATTTGGTTCACACTCTTGGAAACAGGACTATTAGATCGACTTTTAGAAAATGGATACAAGGTAGCATTCGTTTCCAATGGAGACAATCTAGGCGCAACTGTTCATCCTGGAATATTAGAATACATTCTGAAAGAAAATCTGGACTTTTGCATGGAGATGACTCCTAAAACTCTCGCTGATAAAAAAGGCGGAGCAATATTTAGAAGAGTTGTCGGCGGAGAAAAGAAGAACTTACAATTATTAGAAACTGCACAGGTACCTTCCGACCATATGCATGAGTTTGAGGGCCTGGGTAAATTTAGAACATTCTCCACTAATAATCTTTGGATCAGATTAGATGTTCTGAAGGAAAAATTACTCGAAGGCTCTTTCAAACTATCTTTAATCGTAAATCCTAAAAAGGTAGAAGGGAAGGAGGTCCTACAGTTAGAGACCGCGATGGGATCCGCTATCCAAAACTTCGCCAATACAAAAGGTCTCATCATTCCGAGAGATCGATTCGCTCCTGTAAAAAAATGCGAAGACTATCTAGTCAGACGCTCTGATGCGTATTCTTTGAATCCTGATTACTCGGTGACTATGTCGGAAGAGAGAAAGATATCAGGTCTCGGAGAATTAGTTATCTCCTTAGATGAAACATATTATAAGAAGGTAAGAGACTTTACTGAGCGGCTGCAAGCTATTCCATCTTTAGTGCGCTGCACCTCCTTGAAAGTAGAAGGAGATATTTTGTTTGATAAGAAAGTAATTCTAGAAGGAGATGTTATATTAGTAAATCCCGGACCAGGACAAAGAAAATTGTCCGAATTAGGTGTGGACCGAATCTCGAACGATAGTTTACGTTTCCGCTTTACATAA
- a CDS encoding EAL domain-containing protein — translation MTDAYNLKLRSFDMGDLEQFKTVFINENRGKPIFLLRFQNISTVSLVEFIQLIPQRISDIEPSHRELFRYYAYGDKKNLLIGVAPLDNSGPISLANFDAAMGRFHDQAVRTGALNFDFGIGRTQCNFISYVEEIFRELETSSLKNLKDNLVRWSWTYLNRVNDYFASERADAVIQPIIHYNHRDHTFSMKGGEVFVGGEAYAGYADLIRDIPHDQDLNRIELLILEKLIMSCNGSPGLLKFNISPQTLIDTFDTDEKVTRFHELLLKQNLNPQNVRMELIEKPYEEGEATLKSVCRRFWNFGISFAADDFGVKSQSHQVVLDLGEMIKEFKLDPISFKFKADQDLTKFLDNLAFIDYCRRLSDNREAIITAEALEDIDSLNFLITHQVYYFQANLFCKKIWIQDYQERFKEMQKLPETAITKILSSSELTQRLKEVGNIFVLAKEVDLF, via the coding sequence ATGACCGATGCTTATAACTTAAAATTAAGATCCTTTGATATGGGGGATCTAGAACAGTTTAAGACGGTATTCATCAATGAAAATCGTGGAAAGCCAATCTTCCTCCTTAGATTTCAAAATATTTCCACAGTTTCCCTAGTAGAATTCATACAATTGATCCCTCAGAGGATCTCAGACATAGAACCTTCTCATCGTGAATTATTTCGTTATTATGCCTATGGTGATAAAAAGAATCTACTGATCGGAGTTGCACCCTTAGATAATTCAGGGCCTATCAGTCTTGCTAATTTTGATGCAGCCATGGGAAGATTCCATGACCAAGCAGTCCGAACCGGGGCTCTCAATTTTGATTTCGGGATCGGAAGGACTCAGTGTAATTTTATTTCCTATGTGGAAGAGATCTTCAGAGAGCTGGAAACTTCTTCTTTAAAAAATCTGAAGGACAATCTAGTTCGTTGGAGCTGGACTTATCTGAATCGTGTAAACGATTACTTCGCAAGCGAGCGTGCAGATGCAGTAATTCAGCCAATTATTCATTATAATCATAGGGACCATACATTCTCCATGAAAGGTGGAGAAGTTTTCGTAGGTGGAGAGGCCTACGCTGGTTATGCGGATCTTATTCGCGATATTCCTCATGACCAAGATCTAAACAGGATAGAACTTCTGATCTTAGAGAAGTTGATCATGTCTTGTAATGGTTCCCCTGGACTTCTGAAATTTAATATTTCTCCTCAGACCCTAATTGATACATTCGATACAGATGAAAAGGTCACACGCTTTCATGAACTTCTTCTGAAGCAAAACCTAAATCCTCAAAACGTTCGTATGGAGCTGATCGAAAAACCATATGAAGAAGGGGAGGCAACTCTTAAGTCTGTGTGCAGAAGGTTCTGGAATTTCGGGATTAGTTTTGCTGCAGATGATTTCGGGGTAAAAAGCCAGAGTCACCAGGTTGTATTGGACCTCGGAGAAATGATCAAAGAGTTTAAACTGGATCCAATCAGTTTCAAATTTAAAGCAGACCAAGACTTGACTAAATTTTTGGATAACCTTGCATTTATAGATTATTGCAGAAGACTTTCAGATAATAGGGAAGCAATTATCACTGCGGAAGCATTAGAAGATATTGATTCGTTAAACTTTCTTATCACTCACCAAGTGTATTATTTCCAAGCTAATCTATTCTGTAAAAAGATCTGGATCCAAGATTACCAGGAACGTTTTAAAGAAATGCAAAAACTTCCGGAAACAGCGATCACAAAGATCTTGAGTTCTTCCGAGCTTACCCAACGGTTAAAAGAAGTTGGAAATATTTTCGTTCTAGCGAAAGAAGTAGATTTGTTTTAA
- a CDS encoding C1 family peptidase, whose amino-acid sequence MKPNLRLLSALLLLLSAGGLFSQTAPGLGMKQEPAELLASFKEANPNRISHRGLSSSVDLSQYMPPVGDQGQQSSCVAWSTAYATKSFQEYMERKDRGWKLSDSSGGPNYSNIFSPAFIYNQINGGRDNGSLISDAMRIVVEKGAAPWSSMPYNERDYLARPPQDAFSAASSYKAKEFLRIRQTDPNELKNQLALGRPVVAGIIVYENFMNLKGKEIYKEGVGKTYGGHAIAIVGYDDSKGAFKFINSWSTQWGDNGYGYIDYRWFTKVCQSAFVLVDDVAPATTTNTTTTTAPATDVKPVPPEKVKPIAPKEIAATQGSFSDKVILTWASVPLAIGYEIHRKGPGDSSFSKVGLSQTNGFTDDGIQKDIAYSYKVATLTDTDSSDLSDGEAIGYAKTEEAKAPPKVVGVKASQGQYPNKIDLAWESISGVSDYYVYKWNSNQKKYLSVGRVKSTNYTDNAAAKNGVTEFYVIAAINNGKTGDASDAASGYTMKSEAKPPKPFGLTATKGLYNSKIEVQWQKVSGASKYLVYRYDVSGLFGGGAWSKVGEEAKEAFIDEKLNGQYAFYAVAAVNKDGQSGPFSDYAYGYIDPNKHRAAKLPSPANLKGTLDPKTGKISLKWDSVKGANEYYVYRKKRGSSSWDFLSGTNEKTTTFTADIPDKEILFLYSVTSKTDLGGESDKATPVSAVLSQAKPAKVMRSFGGDSSLEKFKGPWTAMSWDGSKGVNQVLLEIESQDNVNYVVKFNKQKIFEGRYVENSPIIDKEGKFRIEIENAGDALQVTLKDNGIINQKATLNFLKE is encoded by the coding sequence ATGAAACCGAATTTGCGTTTATTATCCGCTTTATTACTTTTACTCTCTGCCGGTGGGCTATTCTCCCAAACCGCTCCTGGCTTGGGGATGAAACAAGAGCCTGCGGAACTTTTGGCTTCTTTCAAAGAAGCAAATCCAAACCGAATCTCTCATAGAGGACTTTCTTCTTCTGTGGATCTGTCTCAGTACATGCCTCCTGTGGGTGACCAAGGGCAACAAAGTTCTTGTGTAGCCTGGTCCACGGCTTATGCCACTAAATCTTTCCAGGAATATATGGAAAGAAAGGACAGAGGTTGGAAATTAAGCGATTCTTCTGGGGGTCCAAACTATTCTAATATCTTCTCCCCTGCATTCATTTATAACCAGATCAATGGCGGAAGAGACAACGGCTCATTAATCTCAGATGCGATGCGCATAGTCGTGGAAAAAGGGGCAGCTCCTTGGTCTTCCATGCCATATAACGAAAGAGATTATCTGGCTCGCCCACCTCAAGACGCTTTTAGTGCTGCCTCTTCCTATAAAGCAAAAGAATTCCTAAGGATCAGACAAACCGATCCGAACGAGCTAAAAAACCAACTCGCCTTAGGAAGACCTGTTGTAGCCGGTATCATTGTTTATGAAAACTTTATGAATTTAAAAGGAAAAGAAATTTATAAAGAAGGAGTCGGTAAAACTTATGGAGGACATGCGATCGCAATCGTAGGATACGATGACTCCAAAGGCGCTTTTAAGTTTATCAACTCTTGGTCCACTCAATGGGGTGATAATGGTTACGGTTATATTGACTACAGATGGTTTACCAAAGTTTGCCAATCCGCTTTCGTACTTGTCGATGATGTGGCACCTGCAACTACCACCAATACAACAACCACTACTGCACCCGCAACGGATGTAAAACCTGTTCCTCCTGAAAAAGTAAAACCAATAGCTCCTAAAGAAATCGCAGCTACCCAAGGTTCTTTCTCTGATAAGGTAATTCTGACTTGGGCGTCCGTTCCACTTGCAATTGGATATGAGATCCACAGAAAAGGCCCCGGAGATTCTTCTTTTTCTAAAGTTGGACTTTCTCAGACAAACGGATTTACAGACGACGGTATCCAAAAGGATATCGCTTATTCTTATAAAGTCGCAACTCTAACTGACACTGATTCTTCTGATCTATCCGATGGAGAAGCGATCGGTTATGCAAAAACAGAAGAAGCAAAAGCACCACCTAAAGTTGTTGGAGTGAAAGCAAGCCAGGGGCAATATCCGAATAAGATCGATTTGGCTTGGGAATCTATTAGCGGTGTTTCGGATTATTATGTATATAAGTGGAACTCCAACCAGAAAAAATATCTTTCTGTCGGAAGAGTTAAAAGCACGAACTACACTGACAACGCAGCAGCTAAAAACGGAGTAACCGAGTTTTATGTAATTGCTGCAATCAATAACGGTAAAACTGGAGATGCTTCCGATGCAGCTTCCGGTTATACGATGAAGTCAGAAGCCAAACCTCCTAAACCTTTTGGACTTACCGCTACAAAAGGTTTATATAATAGTAAAATAGAAGTACAATGGCAGAAGGTTTCAGGTGCTTCTAAATATCTTGTCTATCGTTATGATGTAAGCGGGCTCTTTGGAGGAGGCGCTTGGTCAAAAGTTGGGGAAGAAGCAAAAGAGGCATTCATTGACGAAAAGTTAAATGGCCAGTATGCATTCTATGCTGTTGCTGCTGTGAATAAAGACGGACAATCCGGTCCTTTCTCCGATTATGCTTACGGATATATAGATCCGAACAAACATAGAGCTGCAAAACTTCCTAGCCCTGCGAATCTTAAAGGAACACTCGATCCTAAAACAGGAAAAATTTCCTTGAAGTGGGATTCAGTAAAGGGTGCTAACGAGTATTACGTTTATCGTAAAAAAAGAGGATCTTCTTCTTGGGATTTCCTTTCCGGAACAAATGAAAAGACTACAACCTTCACTGCAGATATTCCTGATAAAGAAATTTTGTTCCTGTATTCCGTGACTTCTAAAACGGATCTGGGTGGAGAAAGTGATAAGGCAACTCCTGTTTCTGCAGTTCTCTCTCAAGCAAAACCTGCGAAGGTAATGCGTTCCTTTGGCGGAGATTCTAGTTTAGAAAAATTTAAAGGACCTTGGACTGCAATGTCTTGGGACGGTTCCAAAGGTGTGAACCAAGTTCTTCTTGAGATTGAAAGCCAAGACAATGTAAACTACGTTGTGAAGTTCAATAAGCAGAAAATTTTCGAAGGAAGATACGTAGAGAATAGCCCGATCATCGACAAGGAAGGCAAGTTCCGGATCGAGATCGAAAACGCGGGCGATGCTCTACAAGTGACTTTGAAAGACAATGGGATCATCAACCAGAAGGCAACTCTGAACTTCTTGAAAGAATAG
- a CDS encoding LIC_20196 family exoprotein: protein MQKRFVSVLFVLILLFTSPISALTPPPSLESQVNSSNFIALAKLSNVKESKISSNSISVTASVEILKSLKGGKELPQKFDIAFLIFPELFGKWLKAAPQEGEYILFLIKKKVKDSKGMESEVIGLYEPHPYAFREYNKQLEENILSLIKN from the coding sequence ATGCAAAAACGTTTCGTATCAGTCCTATTTGTACTGATCTTATTATTTACCTCACCAATTTCAGCGTTAACACCACCTCCCAGCTTGGAGTCTCAGGTGAATTCTTCCAACTTTATCGCTTTGGCAAAACTCTCCAATGTGAAAGAAAGTAAGATCTCCTCTAATTCTATCTCAGTCACAGCAAGTGTAGAAATTCTAAAGTCCTTAAAAGGTGGGAAGGAACTACCTCAAAAATTTGATATCGCTTTTTTAATATTCCCTGAATTATTCGGGAAATGGCTTAAGGCTGCTCCTCAAGAAGGAGAGTATATACTTTTTCTAATTAAGAAAAAAGTAAAAGATAGCAAGGGTATGGAATCAGAGGTGATCGGACTATATGAACCTCATCCGTATGCTTTCCGTGAATACAACAAACAACTAGAAGAAAATATTTTATCTTTAATTAAGAACTAA
- a CDS encoding SCO family protein, whose amino-acid sequence MTGVVTSLAIVFFFSNSDPGMIQAKKVIPQETLTLADKHEKVSVLSVFSGKQSFLYFGSLGSSKNDLYQVEKFLNWFDKSAPSDSQFVFISLTPEKDTYKDLKDRFGKLSEKILLLKPANSSAALELSRAFGVQAFIHPKDGNMNYDAALIWVDDSPKIRGIFPKIPEKPDSIDLPSLLVRAK is encoded by the coding sequence GTGACCGGTGTAGTAACCAGTCTGGCCATCGTTTTCTTTTTTTCTAATTCCGATCCTGGAATGATCCAAGCAAAGAAGGTTATCCCACAGGAAACCTTAACTCTTGCAGATAAACACGAGAAAGTTTCAGTCCTATCGGTATTCTCAGGTAAACAAAGCTTCTTATATTTTGGATCTTTAGGCTCTTCCAAAAATGATCTATATCAAGTGGAGAAGTTCCTGAACTGGTTCGATAAATCGGCACCTAGTGATTCTCAATTTGTATTTATAAGTTTAACACCAGAAAAAGACACTTACAAAGATCTAAAAGATAGATTCGGCAAATTGAGTGAGAAAATACTGTTGCTCAAACCTGCAAACTCAAGCGCAGCATTGGAACTTTCCAGAGCATTCGGTGTACAAGCATTTATCCATCCGAAAGATGGAAATATGAATTATGATGCTGCTCTCATCTGGGTGGACGATTCGCCCAAGATACGAGGTATCTTTCCTAAAATTCCAGAAAAACCAGATTCAATAGATCTGCCTTCCCTACTTGTTCGAGCAAAATAA
- a CDS encoding energy transducer TonB, with protein MNPTLEKVKTDVIQKLKELSLWEICVYGSLAFHLFLFLTYYYITHKEKEFVDSEQLEMNVEVDIQDIPPELLGGETSPTHKDPNEWVEGANEEGKDPDPNEIKENEISGEGTDKDGFLFAFYGDKAPTPIIDFSLRDYFPENARAQGISDAMIYLEVQVDEKGNLINAKVIKSSIRGYGFEEAAVKVIRLARWSPGYAKGRPTRMNHRVPVHFELDDN; from the coding sequence ATGAACCCTACTCTGGAAAAAGTAAAGACTGACGTAATCCAAAAGCTCAAAGAACTTTCTCTTTGGGAGATTTGCGTTTATGGTTCCCTTGCTTTTCACCTATTTCTGTTCTTAACTTACTACTACATTACTCATAAAGAAAAGGAATTTGTAGATTCCGAACAATTAGAGATGAACGTAGAAGTTGATATCCAAGACATTCCTCCTGAATTACTCGGAGGAGAAACTTCTCCTACCCATAAAGATCCAAACGAATGGGTAGAAGGTGCTAACGAAGAAGGAAAAGATCCGGATCCAAATGAGATCAAAGAGAACGAGATCAGTGGAGAAGGTACGGATAAAGACGGATTCCTATTCGCCTTTTATGGAGATAAAGCTCCCACTCCAATCATCGATTTTTCTTTGAGAGATTATTTTCCTGAAAATGCACGAGCACAAGGTATCTCCGATGCAATGATCTACTTGGAAGTACAAGTAGATGAAAAAGGTAATTTGATCAATGCAAAGGTGATTAAATCTTCTATTCGTGGATACGGTTTCGAAGAAGCTGCAGTTAAAGTGATACGATTAGCCCGTTGGAGCCCAGGTTATGCGAAAGGAAGACCTACTCGTATGAACCATAGGGTCCCCGTCCATTTCGAGCTGGATGATAACTAA
- a CDS encoding ExbD/TolR family protein, which produces MAGQSSSGDGEEIGSINITPMVDVILVLLVIFMVTANFLKKESININLPKADAVDANLAKTVQVALSKDGKIFLEGNETDFPRLEAQLQKETKIRPNMRITLSADSSLPYGKIAETMGKIKKAGVHQIALSVKR; this is translated from the coding sequence ATGGCAGGTCAAAGTTCATCCGGCGACGGAGAAGAAATCGGCAGTATTAATATTACTCCGATGGTAGACGTTATTTTGGTTCTTTTGGTAATCTTCATGGTTACTGCGAACTTCTTAAAAAAAGAATCTATCAATATTAATCTTCCTAAAGCGGATGCGGTGGATGCAAATCTAGCCAAAACCGTTCAGGTGGCATTATCTAAAGACGGAAAAATTTTCTTAGAAGGAAATGAAACAGATTTTCCTAGACTCGAAGCTCAATTGCAAAAAGAGACTAAGATCCGTCCGAATATGAGGATCACGTTATCCGCTGATTCTTCCCTTCCTTATGGAAAAATAGCTGAGACTATGGGAAAGATCAAAAAAGCTGGTGTGCACCAAATCGCATTATCCGTTAAAAGGTGA
- a CDS encoding MotA/TolQ/ExbB proton channel family protein, which yields MSFENAIGYMETAIFVIMAIASVLAVAVVVERAIIFVKNTKDSAFVLPEIIQTARKGDLTGAPKFSENYPENVYARFADFSSEHSKGGKESLGELMEGKMIGERVGFETRLSILNTLGNNAPFIGLLGTVFGVISAFYKLGTLGNAAGEVVMRTISQALLATAVGLAVAIPVVMANNYFTRKLKIIQSNLEILSKEFLASLSRKG from the coding sequence ATGAGTTTTGAAAATGCTATTGGATACATGGAAACGGCGATCTTTGTGATCATGGCGATCGCGAGTGTTCTTGCAGTAGCCGTTGTAGTAGAAAGAGCGATCATATTCGTTAAAAATACGAAAGACTCCGCCTTCGTATTACCTGAAATCATCCAAACCGCAAGAAAGGGAGATCTAACCGGCGCTCCTAAATTTTCAGAAAATTATCCAGAGAATGTTTACGCAAGATTCGCGGACTTCTCCTCCGAACATTCCAAAGGTGGAAAAGAAAGCCTGGGTGAATTGATGGAAGGAAAGATGATAGGAGAAAGAGTCGGCTTCGAAACCAGACTTTCTATTCTAAACACATTAGGTAACAATGCTCCATTCATAGGACTACTAGGAACAGTATTCGGAGTAATCAGCGCATTCTATAAATTAGGAACTTTGGGGAACGCAGCAGGAGAAGTGGTAATGAGAACCATTTCACAAGCACTTCTCGCAACTGCAGTAGGTTTAGCCGTCGCGATCCCAGTGGTAATGGCTAATAACTACTTCACCAGAAAATTGAAAATCATCCAATCCAATCTGGAAATTCTTTCCAAAGAATTTTTAGCAAGCCTGTCCCGAAAAGGTTAA